One window of Panulirus ornatus isolate Po-2019 chromosome 13, ASM3632096v1, whole genome shotgun sequence genomic DNA carries:
- the LOC139752791 gene encoding uncharacterized protein yields the protein MSAPDPDPDFSDLVTSTVTSELPENHPERQSELPDSDPIPPLCQEEEEEPPALETISLPRQGWESGPFDLDTSSLLCHEWLPILPDSEPIPPLRQEGMSPRHQCLRAAQRRDVAMLQQRGVRENGMFFPRPSHSHLATGHTYLEWFPPLGCFIPMIIKVSRATQTIAIAIRRFPVEARSFPVPWARRLRTASEATQTDENMWRHNSPDGPSRNKPMELEWDPLPGEVFLMDDINAQPRHDSDTDSAHGACSSSSSSHHSRNLQEPSLYATPHTSLYGSSYRETSQYGNTPQTNPLLDRAFYGPQGARLQTTLPQRDDDEVVIHSILGSRRTVATNTFHIGWRRSHQPVFDRLRSRTLSLGWQSNPDTAEASTQTERWLDSFSF from the coding sequence ATGTCAGCCCCCGACCCTGACCCCGACTTTTCGGACTTGGTAACATCTACCGTCACCTCTGAACTACCTGAAAACCATCCTGAACGTCAGTCGGAGTTACCTGACTCGGACCCCATCCCACCACTAtgtcaagaagaggaggaggagccacctgcTTTGGAAACCATCTCGCTACCGCGTCAGGGCTGGGAGTCGGGGCCATTTGACTTGGACACCTCCTCACTGTTATGTCATGAGTGGTTGCCAATACTACCTGACTCGGAGCCCATACCACCACTGCGTCAGGAGGGGATGTCACCGCGGCATCAGTGTTTGAGAGCAGCGCAGAGGAGGGATGTAGCAATGCTTCAACaaagaggggttagggaaaatggaatGTTCTTTCCAAGACCTAGTCATAGCCACCTTGCCACGGGTCACACTTACTTAGAATGGTTTCCACCTCTCGGCTGCTTCATACCTATGATTATCAAGGTATCTCGAGCGACTCAAACCATAGCGATAGCCATTCGTAGATTCCCTGTGGAGGCACGCAGCTTTCCAGTACCGTGGGCTCGACGTCTGCGCACTGCTTCAGAGGCTACGCAGACCGACGAGAACATGTGGAGGCACAACTCGCCTGATGGCCCGAGCAGAAATAAACCAATGGAACTTGAGTGGGACCCCTTACCAGGTGAGGTCTTCCTTATGGACGATATTAACGCACAACCTCGGCACGATTCTGACACAGACTCTGCCCACGgtgcctgctcctcctcctcctcctcccatcacagcAGAAACCTTCAAGAACCTTCCCTCTACGCCACTCCACATACTTCACTCTACGGTTCTTCCTATCGAGAGACATCCCAGTACGGCAACACTCCTCAGACGAATCCCCTATTAGACAGAGCTTTCTACGGACCCCAAGGAGCAAGATTGCAGACGACGCTGCCGCAGAGGGACGACGACGAAGTTGTCATCCATTCCATCCTGGGCAGCAGACGCACCGTGGCCACCAACACTTTCCACATAGGGTGGAGACGTTCACACCAACCAGTCTTTGACCGCTTGCGATCACGGACTCTCTCACTCGGCTGGCAAAGCAACCCGGACACCGCCGAGGCCAGCACGCAGACGGAACGTTGGCTGGACAGTTTTAGTTTTTAA